From the genome of Cedecea lapagei, one region includes:
- a CDS encoding zinc ribbon domain-containing protein YjdM, with protein sequence MQLPHCPQCNSEYTYEDNGMLICPECAHEWNPAAAGEDDAELVVKDANGNLLVDGDSVTVVKDLKVKGSSSMLKIGTKVKNIRLVEGDHNIDCKIDGFGPMKLKSEFVKKN encoded by the coding sequence ATGCAACTCCCTCATTGCCCGCAGTGCAATTCCGAATACACCTATGAAGACAACGGCATGCTGATTTGCCCGGAGTGCGCTCATGAATGGAACCCGGCTGCCGCGGGCGAAGACGACGCTGAATTAGTGGTAAAAGATGCCAACGGTAACCTGCTTGTCGACGGCGACAGCGTCACCGTGGTGAAAGATCTGAAGGTAAAAGGCAGCTCTTCGATGCTGAAAATCGGTACAAAAGTGAAGAATATTCGCCTGGTGGAAGGCGATCACAACATTGATTGTAAAATTGATGGTTTTGGCCCAATGAAGCTGAAATCAGAGTTCGTCAAAAAGAACTGA
- the phnL gene encoding phosphonate C-P lyase system protein PhnL, translating into MTRIRVENLSKTFVLHHQHGIRLPVLAGASLEVKGGECVVLHGHSGSGKSTLLRSLYANYLPDEGHIWVKHNDEWLDIVQAPAREVLAVRRQTIGWVSQFLRVIPRISALEVVMQPLLDLGVPREECEKKAASLLTRLNVPERLWHLAPSTFSGGEQQRVNIARGFIVDYPILLLDEPTASLDAKNSAAVVALIQEAKARGAAIVGIFHDEAVREQVADRLHTMSAMEPQHDSQ; encoded by the coding sequence ATGACCAGAATACGGGTTGAAAACCTGAGCAAAACATTTGTCCTGCATCACCAGCACGGTATTCGCCTGCCGGTGCTAGCGGGCGCCTCGCTGGAAGTTAAAGGCGGGGAGTGTGTGGTGCTGCACGGCCACTCCGGCAGCGGTAAATCCACCCTGCTGCGCTCGCTGTACGCCAACTACCTGCCGGATGAAGGACATATCTGGGTTAAGCACAACGACGAATGGCTCGATATCGTGCAGGCTCCGGCGCGTGAAGTGCTGGCGGTGCGACGCCAGACCATTGGCTGGGTTAGCCAGTTCCTGCGTGTTATCCCACGCATTTCAGCGCTTGAAGTCGTCATGCAGCCGCTGCTTGATTTAGGCGTGCCGCGTGAAGAGTGCGAGAAAAAAGCCGCCAGCCTGCTGACTCGCCTCAACGTGCCCGAGCGCCTTTGGCACCTTGCGCCTTCGACCTTCTCCGGCGGCGAACAGCAGCGCGTGAACATCGCTCGCGGCTTTATTGTCGACTACCCCATTTTACTGCTGGACGAGCCAACCGCCTCGCTGGACGCAAAGAACAGCGCCGCCGTGGTGGCTTTGATTCAGGAAGCAAAAGCGCGTGGAGCGGCCATCGTCGGCATCTTCCACGATGAAGCAGTCCGTGAACAGGTGGCCGACCGCCTGCATACCATGTCCGCGATGGAGCCCCAACATGATAGTCAATAA
- the phnG gene encoding phosphonate C-P lyase system protein PhnG, protein MDTSHFNTEQRREWMAVLSHSQPQELLERWNSLNISADYTLIRAPEIGLVQVQARMGGTGQRFFTGDATLTRSVVKLASGTYGYSYLLGRDKQHAECCAVIDALMQETSHFQTLQETLIAPLAANREQRLAARRAEVNSSRVDFFTLVRGDNA, encoded by the coding sequence ATGGACACCAGCCATTTCAATACCGAACAGCGCCGGGAGTGGATGGCCGTGCTGTCGCACAGCCAGCCGCAGGAGCTTCTTGAGCGCTGGAACAGCCTGAACATCAGCGCGGATTACACGCTTATTCGCGCCCCGGAAATCGGCCTGGTTCAGGTGCAGGCCCGCATGGGTGGCACCGGCCAGCGCTTCTTCACCGGCGACGCCACGCTGACCCGCTCGGTCGTCAAACTAGCGAGCGGAACCTACGGCTACAGCTACCTGCTTGGCCGCGACAAACAACACGCTGAATGCTGCGCGGTGATCGACGCCCTGATGCAGGAAACCTCACATTTCCAGACGCTACAAGAAACCTTAATTGCACCGCTGGCGGCCAACCGTGAACAACGCCTTGCCGCTCGCCGTGCGGAAGTTAACAGCAGCCGCGTGGACTTCTTCACGCTGGTACGCGGAGACAACGCATGA
- the yjdP gene encoding DDRRRQL repeat protein YjdP has protein sequence MKPYAAALLLGTLYLASPFAQADVIDDAIGNIQQALSEAYKPGGGSVYHDDSDDEAAQRRLSRQDEARYRQLEERRRSLDERQNQLDRERQQLDDEEHRLQDDDDR, from the coding sequence ATGAAACCTTATGCCGCCGCGCTGCTGCTCGGCACGCTGTACCTGGCCTCGCCGTTCGCGCAGGCCGACGTGATTGATGATGCGATTGGTAATATCCAGCAGGCGCTTAGCGAGGCTTATAAGCCTGGCGGCGGCAGCGTTTACCATGACGATAGCGATGACGAAGCGGCTCAGCGCAGGCTTAGTCGGCAGGATGAAGCACGCTATCGCCAGCTGGAGGAGAGGCGTCGCAGCCTTGACGAGCGCCAGAACCAGCTCGACCGCGAGCGCCAGCAGCTGGATGACGAAGAGCATCGGCTGCAGGACGACGACGACCGCTAG
- a CDS encoding alpha-D-ribose 1-methylphosphonate 5-phosphate C-P-lyase PhnJ — protein MANLSGYNFAYLDEQTKRMIRRAMLKAVAIPGYQVPFGGREMPMPYGWGTGGIQLTASLIGEADVLKVIDQGADDTTNAVSIRNFFKRVTGVNTTERTEDATLVQTRHRIPETPLVEDQILIYQVPIPEPLRFIEPRETETRTMHALEEYGVMQVKLYEDIARFGHIATTYAYPVKVNDRYVMDPSPIPKFDNPKMHMSPALQLFGAGREKRIYAVPPFTRVESLDFDDHPFQVQKWEEPCAICGSRHSYLDEVVLDDAGNRMFVCSDTDYCRQNSEASQS, from the coding sequence ATGGCTAACCTGAGCGGCTATAACTTCGCCTATCTGGACGAGCAAACCAAACGCATGATCCGCCGCGCAATGCTGAAAGCCGTGGCGATCCCAGGTTACCAGGTGCCGTTTGGCGGCCGCGAAATGCCGATGCCCTACGGCTGGGGCACAGGCGGTATTCAGCTTACCGCCAGCCTGATTGGCGAAGCGGACGTGCTTAAGGTGATTGACCAGGGCGCGGACGACACCACTAACGCCGTCTCGATTCGTAACTTCTTCAAACGCGTGACCGGCGTGAATACCACCGAGCGTACCGAAGACGCGACGCTGGTGCAGACCCGCCACCGTATCCCGGAAACGCCGCTGGTCGAAGACCAAATCCTGATTTATCAGGTGCCGATTCCCGAGCCGCTGCGCTTTATCGAACCCCGCGAAACGGAAACCCGCACCATGCACGCGCTGGAAGAGTACGGCGTGATGCAGGTGAAGCTGTATGAAGATATCGCTCGCTTCGGCCACATCGCCACCACCTACGCCTACCCGGTGAAAGTGAACGATCGCTATGTGATGGACCCGTCGCCAATTCCAAAATTTGATAACCCGAAAATGCACATGTCCCCTGCGCTGCAGCTGTTCGGTGCCGGACGCGAAAAGCGCATTTACGCCGTACCGCCGTTTACCCGCGTAGAAAGCCTCGACTTCGACGACCATCCCTTCCAGGTTCAGAAATGGGAAGAGCCGTGCGCGATTTGTGGGTCACGCCATAGCTACCTTGATGAAGTGGTACTCGACGACGCGGGCAACCGCATGTTCGTCTGCTCCGATACCGACTACTGCCGCCAGAACAGTGAGGCCTCTCAGTCATGA
- a CDS encoding MurR/RpiR family transcriptional regulator, translating to MSQSDIESQPPFGIGLAPWLRMKQEGMTDNESRIVDWLLKPGNLSDAPAIKDVAEALTVSEAMIVKVSKLLGFSGFRNLRSALIAYFSESEQVLPTELAFDEAPQDVVNKVFNITLRTIMEGQSIVNVDEIHRAARYFAKAKQRDLYGVGGSNAICNDIQHKFLRIGVRCQAYQDAHIMMMSASLLQEGDVVLVVSHSGRTGDLKAAVELAKKNGAKIICITHSYHSPIARLADFIICSPAPETPLLGRNASARILQLTLLDALFVSVAQQNIEQATLNMQKTGAIVDFFSPGALK from the coding sequence ATGAGTCAGTCAGACATTGAGTCACAGCCGCCGTTTGGTATCGGCCTTGCCCCCTGGCTGCGGATGAAGCAGGAGGGGATGACGGACAACGAAAGCCGCATTGTCGACTGGTTGTTGAAGCCCGGAAATCTGAGCGATGCACCGGCCATTAAAGACGTTGCCGAAGCCCTTACGGTGTCGGAAGCGATGATTGTTAAAGTGTCCAAACTGCTGGGTTTCAGCGGTTTCCGTAACCTGCGTAGCGCGCTGATCGCCTATTTTTCCGAGTCAGAGCAGGTGCTACCGACCGAGCTGGCGTTCGACGAAGCGCCGCAGGACGTGGTTAACAAGGTGTTTAACATTACCCTGCGCACCATTATGGAAGGCCAGTCGATCGTGAATGTCGACGAGATCCATCGGGCGGCGCGCTACTTTGCTAAGGCAAAACAGCGGGATTTGTACGGCGTTGGCGGCTCAAACGCCATTTGTAACGACATTCAGCACAAGTTCTTGCGCATCGGCGTACGCTGCCAGGCTTATCAGGATGCGCATATCATGATGATGTCGGCCTCGCTGCTACAAGAAGGCGATGTGGTGCTGGTTGTCTCTCATTCAGGCCGCACCGGCGATTTAAAAGCGGCGGTAGAGCTGGCGAAAAAGAATGGCGCCAAAATAATCTGTATTACCCATAGTTATCATTCGCCGATTGCCCGGCTGGCTGATTTTATTATTTGCTCACCAGCACCAGAGACACCCTTATTAGGCCGCAACGCCTCTGCGCGTATATTACAATTAACGTTACTCGATGCATTATTTGTTTCAGTGGCACAGCAAAACATTGAACAGGCAACATTAAACATGCAAAAAACCGGCGCTATTGTGGATTTCTTTTCCCCTGGCGCACTGAAGTAA
- the phnH gene encoding phosphonate C-P lyase system protein PhnH gives MTLMTAFTLPVQDAQQSFRRLLKAMSEPGVIVALTSLQQGWLPLNVATTSVLLTLADNDTPVWVDGALGNDIAAQNIRFHTNAQLCEQPDHAQFAVASDAISSEQLNLLAQGCDIAPDTSATLILQVSSLSGGRMLRLTGAGINEERMIAPQLPECVLHELTERPHPFPLGIDLILTCGDRLLAIPRTTHVEVC, from the coding sequence ATGACACTGATGACCGCTTTTACCCTTCCTGTACAGGATGCCCAGCAGAGTTTCCGTCGCCTGCTTAAAGCGATGAGCGAGCCGGGCGTGATTGTCGCACTGACCTCGCTGCAGCAGGGCTGGCTTCCGCTTAACGTCGCCACCACCAGCGTGCTGCTGACGCTTGCCGATAACGACACGCCGGTGTGGGTAGACGGCGCGTTGGGCAACGATATTGCCGCGCAGAACATCCGTTTTCATACCAACGCGCAGCTGTGCGAACAGCCAGACCACGCGCAGTTTGCGGTTGCAAGCGACGCAATCTCTTCTGAACAGCTAAATCTGCTGGCCCAGGGCTGCGACATTGCTCCCGATACCAGCGCAACGCTGATTCTGCAGGTTTCCAGCCTGAGCGGCGGGCGCATGCTTCGCCTGACCGGCGCCGGGATCAACGAAGAGCGCATGATTGCCCCACAGCTGCCGGAGTGCGTCCTGCACGAACTGACCGAGCGCCCGCATCCTTTCCCGCTGGGTATTGACCTGATTTTGACCTGCGGCGATCGCCTGCTGGCCATCCCGCGGACCACCCACGTGGAGGTGTGCTGA
- the phnF gene encoding phosphonate metabolism transcriptional regulator PhnF, with protein MHLSRHPTSYPTRYQEIAARLEQELRNNYRCGDYLPAETQLAAYYEVNRHTLRRAIDELVNKGWVQRRQGVGVLVLMRPFDYPLNAQARFSQNLLDQGSHPTSERLLAVIRPASQDVADALGLVEGDNVIHLRTLRRVNGIAVCIIDHYFSEQSWWPTLQTFSSGSLHDFLQAELGIALTRAQTRISARRSQAKESRLLEIPNMAPLLCVRTLNHREGEANPAEYSVSLTRADMIEFTMEH; from the coding sequence ATGCACTTGTCCAGACATCCGACCAGCTACCCAACCCGCTATCAGGAGATAGCCGCCCGGCTCGAACAGGAGCTGCGTAACAACTACCGCTGCGGCGACTATCTGCCCGCCGAAACCCAGCTTGCCGCCTACTACGAGGTCAACCGCCACACGCTCCGCCGCGCTATTGACGAACTGGTCAATAAAGGTTGGGTCCAGCGCCGCCAGGGCGTGGGCGTGCTGGTGCTGATGCGCCCGTTTGACTACCCGCTTAACGCCCAGGCCCGCTTTAGCCAGAACCTGTTGGATCAGGGCAGCCACCCCACCAGCGAACGCCTTCTGGCGGTCATTCGCCCGGCCTCTCAGGACGTGGCGGATGCGCTGGGGCTGGTTGAGGGCGATAACGTTATCCACCTTCGCACCCTGCGCCGGGTCAACGGTATAGCGGTGTGCATCATTGACCACTATTTTTCCGAACAAAGCTGGTGGCCTACGCTGCAGACCTTCAGCAGCGGCTCACTGCACGATTTTCTTCAGGCGGAGTTAGGCATTGCCCTGACGCGCGCCCAGACCCGCATCAGCGCCCGCCGTTCCCAGGCAAAAGAGAGCCGCCTGCTGGAAATCCCCAACATGGCGCCGCTGCTCTGCGTTCGCACTCTTAATCACCGTGAAGGCGAGGCTAATCCAGCGGAATACTCCGTCAGCCTGACCCGTGCCGACATGATTGAATTCACCATGGAGCACTAA
- the rpiB gene encoding bifunctional allose-6-phosphate isomerase/ribose-5-phosphate isomerase RpiB, producing the protein MKKIAFGCDHVGFLLKAEIVAHLEDKGIEVIDKGTWSGERTDYPLYASAVAQAVVSGEVEGGILICGTGVGISITANKFPGIRAVVCSEPYSALLSRQHNNTNVLAFGSRVVGLDLAKMIVDAWLSGQFEGGRHQARVEAIDALESPRI; encoded by the coding sequence ATGAAAAAAATTGCGTTTGGCTGCGATCACGTCGGTTTCCTGCTGAAGGCAGAAATAGTGGCGCATCTTGAGGATAAAGGGATTGAGGTGATAGACAAGGGAACCTGGTCCGGTGAGCGTACGGATTACCCGCTTTACGCCAGTGCCGTGGCGCAGGCAGTGGTCAGCGGAGAAGTTGAGGGCGGCATTTTGATTTGCGGCACCGGCGTGGGTATCTCTATCACCGCCAATAAGTTTCCCGGTATCCGGGCTGTGGTGTGCAGCGAGCCTTATTCTGCGCTGCTTTCCCGCCAGCACAACAACACCAACGTCCTGGCCTTCGGGTCGAGAGTCGTCGGGCTGGATCTGGCCAAAATGATCGTCGATGCCTGGTTAAGCGGGCAGTTTGAAGGCGGGCGGCACCAGGCGAGGGTTGAGGCCATTGACGCGCTGGAATCGCCGAGAATTTGA
- the phnP gene encoding phosphonate metabolism protein PhnP yields the protein MTLTLTLSGTGGAQLVPAWGCRCAACLRARSNPAHRRRPCSAVLKYNNAVTLVDAGLPDLMESWQPGDFQQFLLTHYHMDHVQGLFPLRWGVGEKIPVYGPPDEQGCDDLFKHPGLLDFSHTVEPFVAFTLQALRVTPLPLLHSKLTFGYLFETAYSRLAWLSDTAGLPDKTLKFLAASRPEVVVIDCSREPRPETPKNHCDLTTVIALNEQIGSPRVVLTHISHQFDEWLMHNPLPAGFEAGFDGMEIVLD from the coding sequence ATGACGCTGACGTTAACGCTTAGCGGCACCGGCGGGGCGCAGCTTGTGCCCGCCTGGGGCTGCCGCTGCGCAGCCTGTTTACGGGCGCGCAGCAACCCCGCTCATCGCCGCCGTCCGTGTAGCGCAGTACTAAAATATAACAATGCGGTTACGCTGGTGGATGCCGGCCTTCCCGACCTGATGGAGAGCTGGCAGCCGGGTGATTTTCAGCAGTTTTTGCTTACCCATTACCATATGGATCACGTCCAGGGGCTGTTTCCGCTGCGCTGGGGCGTTGGCGAGAAAATCCCGGTCTACGGCCCGCCTGATGAACAGGGCTGCGACGATCTGTTTAAGCACCCCGGCCTGCTGGATTTTAGCCATACCGTGGAGCCGTTTGTCGCCTTTACCCTTCAGGCGCTGCGCGTGACGCCGCTGCCGCTGCTGCACTCAAAGCTAACGTTTGGCTATCTGTTTGAAACGGCCTACAGCAGGCTGGCATGGCTGAGCGATACCGCGGGGCTGCCGGACAAAACCCTGAAGTTTCTTGCCGCCAGTCGCCCGGAGGTGGTGGTGATAGATTGCAGCCGCGAACCCCGGCCAGAGACGCCAAAAAATCATTGCGACTTAACAACGGTTATCGCGCTGAACGAGCAGATAGGTAGCCCGCGTGTCGTGCTGACGCACATCAGCCATCAATTCGACGAATGGCTGATGCACAACCCGCTTCCTGCAGGCTTTGAAGCTGGTTTTGACGGCATGGAAATCGTGCTGGACTAG
- the phnM gene encoding alpha-D-ribose 1-methylphosphonate 5-triphosphate diphosphatase, whose translation MIVNNVRLVLEEEVVSGSLEVADGVIRNFAETQSQLPGAHDGGGGWLLPGLIELHTDNLDKFFTPRPKVDWPAHSAMSSHDALMVASGITTVLDAVAIGDVRDGGDRLENLEKMINAVEDTQKRGLNRAEHRLHLRCELPHHTTLPLFDKLVDRELVSLVSLMDHSPGQRQYAELSKYRDYYQGKYHLTNEQMDRFEEEQLTLAARWSQPNRQAIAARCRDRNIALASHDDATSAHVVESHEIGSVIAEFPTTQEAAEASRHHGMSVLMGAPNIVRGGSHSGNVAASHLAQAGLLDILSSDYYPASLLDAAFRVAHDDSNSFTLAQAINLVTRNPARALNLTDRGTLAEGKRADLVLAQMYGGHIHIDHVWRQGTRVF comes from the coding sequence ATGATAGTCAATAACGTTCGCCTGGTCCTGGAAGAGGAAGTGGTCAGTGGCTCGCTGGAAGTGGCCGACGGTGTGATTCGCAACTTTGCCGAGACCCAAAGCCAGCTGCCGGGCGCACACGACGGCGGCGGCGGCTGGCTGCTGCCAGGGCTGATTGAGCTACACACGGATAACCTGGATAAATTCTTTACCCCGCGGCCCAAGGTTGACTGGCCGGCGCACTCCGCCATGAGCAGCCACGATGCGCTGATGGTGGCGAGCGGCATCACCACCGTGCTGGACGCCGTGGCCATCGGCGACGTACGCGACGGCGGCGACCGTCTGGAAAACCTGGAAAAGATGATTAACGCCGTGGAGGATACGCAAAAACGTGGCCTAAACCGCGCCGAACACCGCCTTCACCTGCGCTGCGAGCTGCCGCACCACACCACGCTGCCGCTGTTCGACAAGCTGGTAGACCGCGAGCTGGTGTCCCTCGTTTCGCTGATGGACCACTCGCCGGGCCAGCGCCAGTACGCGGAGCTCTCCAAATACCGCGACTACTATCAGGGCAAATACCATCTCACCAACGAGCAGATGGATCGCTTTGAAGAAGAGCAGCTGACGCTGGCGGCGCGCTGGTCGCAGCCAAACCGCCAGGCCATTGCCGCCCGCTGCCGCGACCGCAATATCGCCCTCGCCAGCCATGACGATGCAACCTCGGCCCACGTGGTGGAATCCCACGAAATCGGCAGCGTGATCGCCGAATTCCCGACCACGCAGGAAGCCGCTGAAGCCTCTCGTCACCACGGCATGAGCGTGCTGATGGGCGCGCCAAATATCGTTCGCGGCGGTTCTCACTCCGGCAACGTGGCGGCCAGCCATCTGGCGCAGGCAGGGCTGCTGGATATTCTCTCCTCGGATTACTATCCGGCGAGCCTGCTGGACGCGGCTTTCCGCGTGGCGCACGACGACAGCAACAGCTTCACGCTGGCACAGGCGATTAACCTTGTGACACGCAACCCAGCAAGGGCGCTGAACCTGACCGATCGCGGCACGCTGGCGGAAGGTAAACGAGCGGATCTGGTTCTGGCGCAGATGTACGGCGGCCATATCCACATCGACCACGTCTGGCGCCAGGGAACTCGGGTGTTCTGA
- the phnK gene encoding phosphonate C-P lyase system protein PhnK, giving the protein MTSPLLSVNNLTHLYAPGKGFMDVSFDLWPGEVLGIVGESGSGKTTLLKAISARLAPQSGEVIYLDRSLYEMSEGERRRLLRTEWGVVHQHPMDGLRRHVSAGGNIGERLMATGARHYGEIRATAQRWLEEVEIPASRIDDLPTTFSGGMQQRLQIARNLVTHPKLVFMDEPTGGLDVSVQARLLDLLRGLVVELNLAVVIVTHDLGVARLLADRLLVMKQGKVVESGLTDRVLDDPHHPYTQLLVSSVLQN; this is encoded by the coding sequence ATGACCAGCCCGTTACTTTCGGTGAATAACCTCACCCACCTCTATGCGCCCGGCAAAGGCTTTATGGACGTGTCTTTTGACCTCTGGCCCGGTGAAGTGCTGGGCATTGTTGGCGAGTCCGGCTCCGGTAAAACAACGCTGCTGAAGGCCATTTCCGCCCGCCTCGCGCCGCAGTCCGGGGAGGTGATTTACCTCGACCGCTCGCTGTACGAAATGTCGGAAGGCGAACGTCGCCGCCTGCTGCGTACCGAGTGGGGCGTGGTTCACCAGCATCCGATGGACGGCCTGCGCCGCCACGTTTCTGCCGGGGGCAACATCGGTGAACGCCTGATGGCAACCGGCGCACGCCACTACGGCGAGATTCGCGCCACCGCCCAGCGCTGGCTGGAAGAGGTCGAAATTCCTGCCAGCCGCATCGACGACCTGCCGACCACGTTCTCCGGCGGGATGCAGCAGCGCCTGCAAATCGCCCGCAACCTGGTGACGCATCCGAAGCTGGTGTTTATGGATGAGCCTACCGGCGGGCTGGACGTTTCGGTGCAGGCACGCCTGCTAGACCTGCTGCGCGGCCTGGTGGTGGAGCTGAACCTTGCCGTGGTGATTGTCACCCACGATCTGGGCGTAGCTCGCCTGCTGGCCGACCGTCTGCTGGTGATGAAACAGGGCAAAGTGGTGGAAAGTGGGCTGACCGACCGCGTGCTGGACGACCCGCATCACCCGTATACCCAGCTTTTGGTGTCCTCCGTCCTTCAGAATTAG
- a CDS encoding carbon-phosphorus lyase complex subunit PhnI encodes MYVAVKGGEKAISAAHALQERNRRGDETLKELSVAQIEQQLGLAVDRVMTEGGIADRELAALAIKQASGDMIEAIFLLRAYRTTLPRLAVSEPLNTAEMRLERRISAVYKDVPGGQLLGPTYDYTHRLLDFTLLANGEVPDAESADEQSAPSPHVFSMLAKQGLAKVEEDDGAQPDDITRNPPVYPCSRSSRLQQLVRGDEGYLLALAYSTQRGYGRNHPFAAEIRSGYVDIEIVPEELGFAVNIGELLMTECEMVNGFVAPEDEAPHFTRGYGLAFGMSERKTMAMALVDRALQAPDYDETVAGPAQDEEFVLSHADNVEAAGFVSHLKLPHYVDFQAELELLNRLIKERANG; translated from the coding sequence ATGTACGTTGCCGTCAAAGGGGGCGAGAAAGCAATCTCCGCCGCCCACGCCCTGCAGGAGCGCAACCGACGCGGCGATGAGACGCTGAAAGAGCTGAGCGTAGCACAGATCGAACAGCAGCTTGGCCTGGCGGTCGACCGCGTGATGACGGAAGGCGGCATCGCTGACCGGGAGCTCGCCGCGCTGGCTATCAAGCAGGCCAGCGGCGACATGATTGAAGCCATTTTTCTGCTCCGCGCTTACCGCACCACGCTACCTCGCCTTGCCGTGAGCGAGCCGCTAAATACCGCAGAGATGCGCCTCGAGCGCCGTATCTCCGCCGTTTATAAAGACGTGCCGGGCGGCCAGCTGCTGGGCCCAACCTATGACTACACGCATCGCCTGCTGGACTTCACGCTGCTGGCCAACGGCGAAGTGCCTGACGCTGAATCTGCCGACGAGCAAAGCGCCCCTTCTCCACACGTGTTCAGCATGCTGGCAAAGCAGGGCCTGGCGAAAGTCGAAGAAGATGACGGCGCGCAGCCGGATGACATCACCCGTAACCCGCCGGTTTACCCGTGCTCGCGCTCTTCACGCCTGCAGCAGCTGGTGCGCGGCGATGAAGGCTACCTGCTGGCGCTCGCCTACTCCACCCAGCGCGGCTACGGGCGTAACCACCCTTTTGCCGCCGAGATCCGCAGCGGCTATGTAGATATCGAAATTGTGCCGGAAGAGCTGGGTTTTGCGGTGAACATCGGCGAACTGCTGATGACTGAATGCGAAATGGTGAACGGTTTTGTCGCCCCGGAGGACGAAGCGCCGCACTTTACACGCGGCTACGGCCTGGCGTTCGGCATGAGCGAGCGTAAAACCATGGCGATGGCGCTGGTTGACCGTGCGCTCCAGGCTCCCGACTACGACGAAACCGTTGCAGGCCCGGCGCAGGACGAAGAGTTCGTGTTATCCCATGCGGATAACGTGGAAGCGGCAGGCTTTGTGTCCCACCTCAAGCTGCCTCATTACGTAGATTTCCAGGCCGAACTGGAGCTGCTTAACCGCCTGATAAAGGAGCGAGCCAATGGCTAA
- the phnO gene encoding aminoalkylphosphonate N-acetyltransferase encodes MSDVVKLKAAAIEDSDTVYRMICELKQAQADRPGFNACFAENLRDPNIFYQLAWLGNKALGMISLHLQYHLHHGRRIGEIQELVVLEEARGHGVGKQLLAWAEDKARKADAELTELSTSTGRKEAHRFYEREGYRATHIRFTKPVETPDDADVNA; translated from the coding sequence ATGTCTGATGTTGTTAAGTTAAAGGCCGCCGCTATCGAAGACAGCGATACCGTCTACCGCATGATCTGCGAGCTAAAACAGGCTCAGGCCGATCGCCCCGGCTTTAACGCCTGCTTCGCGGAGAATCTGCGTGACCCGAATATCTTCTATCAGCTGGCGTGGCTGGGTAACAAAGCGCTGGGGATGATTAGCCTTCACCTGCAATACCACCTGCACCACGGTCGCCGCATCGGCGAGATCCAGGAGCTGGTGGTGCTGGAAGAAGCTCGCGGTCACGGCGTGGGCAAGCAGCTGCTCGCCTGGGCCGAAGATAAAGCACGTAAAGCGGATGCCGAGCTAACGGAGCTGTCGACCAGCACCGGCCGCAAAGAGGCTCACCGTTTCTACGAGCGTGAAGGCTATCGCGCCACCCATATCCGCTTTACCAAACCGGTGGAGACACCTGATGACGCTGACGTTAACGCTTAG
- the phnN gene encoding ribose 1,5-bisphosphokinase, producing MMSKLIWLMGPSGSGKDSLLSALRQQEHARLLVAHRYITRAADAGCENHIALSAKEFEQRQQLGLFALSWQAHEQSYGVGVEMDIWLEAGFDVVVNGSRQHLKQARERYGDGLVPVCLQVSADVLRSRLEQRGRENAEQIEQRLQRAALYAPEGDDCLLLNNDGSLLQSAELFMRLLARHRSNVIPLHRKEPRHV from the coding sequence CTGATGAGTAAACTAATCTGGCTGATGGGCCCGTCCGGCTCCGGCAAAGACAGCCTGCTGAGCGCCCTGCGCCAGCAGGAGCACGCAAGACTCCTGGTGGCGCACCGCTATATTACCCGCGCCGCCGACGCAGGCTGCGAGAATCATATTGCGCTGAGCGCAAAAGAGTTTGAGCAGCGCCAGCAACTGGGGCTGTTCGCCCTGAGCTGGCAGGCGCATGAGCAGTCCTACGGCGTCGGAGTGGAAATGGATATATGGCTCGAGGCCGGATTTGACGTGGTGGTGAACGGCTCGCGCCAGCACCTGAAACAGGCGCGGGAACGCTATGGCGATGGGCTGGTGCCTGTCTGTCTGCAGGTTTCTGCTGACGTGCTGCGCAGCCGCCTGGAGCAGCGGGGCAGAGAAAACGCAGAGCAGATCGAGCAGCGGCTGCAGCGTGCGGCGCTCTATGCCCCCGAGGGAGACGATTGCCTGCTCCTCAACAACGACGGGAGTCTGCTACAGTCAGCTGAGCTATTTATGCGGCTATTAGCCCGGCACCGCTCGAACGTCATTCCTCTTCACCGCAAGGAGCCACGCCATGTCTGA